Proteins co-encoded in one Kutzneria chonburiensis genomic window:
- a CDS encoding TetR/AcrR family transcriptional regulator, with amino-acid sequence MPYRRTPQMQARLDAQREALLAAAVALLSEQGYPGCSVAAVAARAGVSTGSVYRYFPGKAELVVEVFRGLVTREVQAVKDAAEGPGDLIERVVAIVETFANRALKSPRLAYALLAEPVDAPVEAERLVFRQVFQQAFARHVTEAVKAGVLPPQDAKITAAALVGAVAEVLVGPLSAGVASADTVPNLVRFTLRALGADDAAHP; translated from the coding sequence GTGCCGTACCGACGCACACCCCAGATGCAGGCCCGGCTGGACGCGCAGCGCGAGGCGCTGCTGGCGGCGGCGGTGGCGCTGCTGTCGGAGCAGGGCTATCCGGGCTGCTCGGTCGCGGCGGTCGCGGCCAGGGCCGGAGTGTCCACGGGCAGCGTCTACCGGTACTTCCCGGGCAAGGCGGAGCTGGTGGTGGAGGTGTTCCGCGGCCTGGTCACGCGTGAGGTGCAGGCGGTCAAGGACGCGGCCGAAGGCCCGGGCGACCTGATCGAGCGGGTGGTGGCGATCGTGGAGACGTTCGCCAACCGCGCCCTCAAGTCGCCGCGGCTGGCCTACGCGCTGCTGGCGGAGCCGGTGGACGCGCCGGTTGAAGCCGAGCGCCTGGTGTTCCGGCAGGTGTTCCAGCAGGCCTTCGCCCGGCACGTCACGGAGGCGGTCAAGGCGGGCGTGTTACCGCCGCAGGACGCCAAGATCACGGCCGCCGCGCTGGTCGGGGCGGTGGCGGAGGTGCTGGTCGGCCCGCTGTCGGCGGGCGTCGCGAGCGCCGACACAGTGCCCAACCTCGTTCGTTTCACCCTTCGCGCGCTGGGAGCCGACGATGCCGCCCACCCATGA
- a CDS encoding helix-turn-helix transcriptional regulator gives MSAAASASAAVRFVGRNTTGMAVVDQAADPGFTLVRALSSGYTACPVVVLLTPSGHSDEDARFAFGQGARAVALATASASYLHQVLAGVYLGVPIQSKGETTSPDQKRSHALSQRETEILALIAEGMSSRSIAERLVVSVETVRSHAKNIIRKLEANGRAEAVSIAYRTGILDSDALPLS, from the coding sequence GTGAGCGCGGCGGCGTCGGCATCGGCGGCGGTGCGGTTCGTCGGGCGCAACACCACGGGCATGGCCGTCGTCGACCAGGCGGCCGATCCCGGCTTCACCCTTGTACGGGCACTGAGCAGCGGCTATACCGCCTGTCCCGTTGTCGTGCTGCTGACGCCGTCCGGCCACAGCGACGAGGACGCCCGCTTCGCCTTCGGCCAGGGCGCGCGGGCGGTGGCCCTGGCCACGGCCTCGGCCAGCTATCTGCACCAGGTGCTCGCCGGTGTTTACCTCGGTGTGCCGATACAGTCGAAGGGCGAGACAACCTCGCCCGACCAGAAACGATCCCATGCGCTCTCCCAGCGTGAAACGGAAATCCTCGCGCTCATCGCGGAAGGCATGAGCAGCCGTTCGATCGCGGAACGACTCGTGGTCTCCGTGGAAACGGTCCGTTCGCACGCGAAGAACATCATCCGCAAGCTCGAGGCCAACGGCCGCGCCGAAGCCGTGTCGATCGCCTATCGCACCGGCATCTTGGATTCCGACGCCCTGCCGCTGTCCTGA
- a CDS encoding cytochrome P450, with protein sequence MTNAVEAAGLMLAEPGTYTDNDRLHEGLSLLRRESPVHRVEAADYRPFWAVTRHADIMEIERDHERFRNAPRPVLSPRALDERLEQMVAEGRALRTLVHIDGREHRLLRAIGADWFRPSVMRRMESRVRELTRRSVDQMAALGGECDFAAQISMDFPLYVILSLLGMPEDDFGLMRALTQELFGNSDPDKARDLDPASATLVIDDLFAYFGKLAASRRATPTEDIASTIANAQVDGEYLSDQDVLSYFIIVATAGHDTTSGALAGGIQALAEHPEQLRRLKADPSLIPTAVDEIIRWTTPVTSFMRNAAEDCTLRGVQIRAGDALLLSYPSGNRDEDVFADPFTFDVGRTPNKHLSFGFGVHYCLGAALAKMEIAAFLQELLPRLDSLELAGEPALAATNFVGGLKRLPIRYSVTS encoded by the coding sequence GTGACCAACGCAGTGGAGGCGGCTGGCCTGATGCTGGCCGAGCCCGGGACGTACACCGACAACGACCGGCTGCACGAGGGATTGTCGTTGCTACGACGGGAATCCCCGGTGCACCGGGTGGAGGCGGCGGACTATCGGCCGTTCTGGGCGGTGACCCGGCACGCGGACATCATGGAGATCGAGCGCGACCACGAGCGGTTCCGCAACGCGCCGCGCCCGGTGCTCAGCCCACGGGCGTTGGACGAGCGGCTCGAGCAGATGGTGGCCGAGGGCCGGGCGCTGCGCACGCTGGTGCACATCGACGGCCGGGAGCACCGGCTGCTGCGCGCCATCGGGGCGGACTGGTTCCGGCCCAGTGTCATGCGCCGCATGGAGTCTCGGGTGCGCGAGCTGACAAGGCGCTCCGTCGACCAGATGGCCGCGCTGGGCGGCGAGTGCGATTTCGCCGCGCAGATCAGCATGGACTTCCCGCTGTACGTGATCTTGTCGCTGCTGGGGATGCCCGAGGACGACTTCGGCCTCATGCGCGCGCTGACGCAGGAGCTGTTCGGCAACTCCGATCCCGACAAGGCCCGTGACCTGGATCCCGCCTCGGCCACCCTCGTGATCGACGATCTGTTCGCCTACTTCGGCAAACTGGCCGCCAGCCGCCGGGCGACACCGACCGAGGACATCGCGTCCACGATCGCCAACGCCCAGGTCGACGGCGAGTATCTCAGCGACCAGGACGTCCTCTCGTACTTCATCATCGTCGCCACCGCCGGGCACGACACCACCAGCGGCGCGCTGGCCGGCGGCATCCAGGCCCTGGCCGAGCATCCCGAGCAGCTGCGCCGGCTCAAGGCCGATCCGAGCCTCATTCCCACCGCCGTGGACGAGATCATCCGCTGGACCACGCCCGTGACGTCGTTCATGCGCAACGCCGCCGAGGACTGCACCCTGCGCGGCGTCCAGATCCGTGCGGGCGATGCCCTGCTGCTGTCCTATCCCTCCGGCAACCGCGACGAGGACGTCTTCGCCGACCCGTTCACGTTCGACGTCGGCCGGACGCCCAACAAGCACCTGTCCTTCGGCTTCGGCGTGCACTACTGCCTCGGCGCCGCCCTGGCCAAGATGGAGATCGCCGCCTTCCTCCAGGAGCTGCTGCCCCGCCTCGACAGCCTCGAGCTCGCCGGCGAGCCCGCCCTCGCCGCGACCAACTTCGTCGGCGGGTTGAAGCGACTGCCCATCCGCTACTCCGTCACGAGCTGA
- a CDS encoding AfsR/SARP family transcriptional regulator, whose product MSDTARLTLLDGFALTVGGRELVVPKAQQRLLALVALRRDTNRNTAVGLLWPEGSEGRALASLRTALWRLQQLSVPTVRVSGDAISLDPALRLDVSELVQMSRQGGADLPTSLLLGPHELLPGWYDEWVLVERERLRQLYLHTVEGFAAAGLRAGRHGDALEAALAALRADPLRESPYRLAIEVHLAEGNVAEALSTYQHYRALLARELGVAPSPMIRRLIHETLATAAV is encoded by the coding sequence ATGTCCGACACCGCGCGTCTGACCCTGCTTGACGGCTTCGCGCTGACGGTGGGCGGGCGGGAGCTGGTGGTGCCGAAGGCGCAGCAGCGGCTGCTGGCGTTGGTGGCGCTGCGCCGGGACACCAACCGGAACACGGCGGTGGGCCTGCTGTGGCCGGAAGGCAGCGAGGGGCGGGCGCTGGCCAGCCTGCGGACGGCGTTGTGGCGGCTCCAGCAGCTGTCGGTGCCGACGGTGCGGGTCAGCGGCGACGCCATCAGCCTGGACCCGGCGCTGCGCCTGGACGTGAGCGAGCTCGTGCAGATGTCACGGCAGGGCGGCGCGGATCTGCCGACGAGCCTGCTGCTGGGGCCGCACGAGCTGCTGCCCGGCTGGTACGACGAGTGGGTGCTCGTCGAGCGGGAACGCCTGCGCCAGCTGTACCTGCACACCGTCGAGGGTTTCGCCGCCGCCGGCCTGCGCGCCGGCCGGCACGGCGACGCCCTCGAAGCGGCGCTGGCCGCGCTGCGGGCCGATCCGCTGCGGGAAAGCCCGTACCGGCTGGCCATCGAGGTCCACCTGGCCGAAGGCAACGTCGCCGAAGCCCTGTCCACGTACCAGCACTACCGCGCCCTGCTGGCCCGCGAGCTCGGCGTCGCCCCCTCCCCCATGATCCGCCGCCTGATCCACGAAACCCTGGCCACCGCCGCCGTCTGA
- a CDS encoding trypco2 family protein — protein MGDAVVGLAEAIEALRAELTAAVAEGQDSAMQFTLEPVELTVQAVVEKNANGKIGWKILEAGGSYKSATTQTLKLTLTPMWRREDGTLVRDFTISAVQSAGERDHVGPKP, from the coding sequence ATGGGCGACGCGGTGGTGGGGCTGGCCGAGGCGATCGAGGCGTTGCGCGCGGAGCTGACGGCGGCCGTGGCCGAGGGGCAGGACTCAGCCATGCAGTTCACGCTGGAGCCGGTCGAGCTGACGGTGCAGGCGGTGGTCGAGAAGAACGCGAACGGCAAGATCGGCTGGAAGATCCTGGAAGCGGGCGGCTCCTACAAGTCGGCGACGACGCAGACGTTGAAGCTGACGCTGACGCCGATGTGGCGGCGCGAGGACGGCACGCTCGTCCGGGACTTCACGATCTCGGCCGTGCAGTCGGCGGGCGAGCGCGACCATGTCGGGCCGAAGCCGTAG
- a CDS encoding bifunctional trypsin-like peptidase domain-containing/SEL1-like repeat protein codes for MVDVPWAGVPADRVVAVLAELRHGRVQWGSGFLIGRQQVLTAWHCTIDKESGAEPLAVSVIRRTDGAQVAVADVVSSQRLDVAVLRLAEPPWPDNWDSPGFGRVDRRFSGRLTDCQAVGYPLFQRDPADRQRNAAELHGTIRLTEDVESGFLVLRDADLRDVHVPESAIDKAGSPWGGLSGALVFHRGLALGVVVEHHPRQGSSAIRIVPMDRIAGSLDADGRRVADALSLPADLRIATDDQVPPLAGLVDRLDDGDLPLVADLNPYQLGASVTVFGDRDSYGEHDPYVPRTRHDVDTRLRTALTRGQMALVVGPSKAGKTRTAFEAVRDCWPDARLVAPEPSLLHRLVAHPRIASSADRLVIWLDDLQRFLTPTNPVTPALLSQLIARPGPTIVLATLRQEERARLLREGALTRNARQILEDVLRTTIDLASTMDDPDEQAAAAAAYPSQDLSTAGLAERLAGAPTLLQQYRDARAADPMLHAVLQTAIDWARVGMVRPIGSTELTRLAVDLLAVERPELDPADAELDAAIRTARTPPEGAGRVAALRTFPLPQRMRGYRPFDYLIAADDGQVGDERPVPDDFWDQVLALATTEEALHITQAAEERELITVALKACLPGAEAGDVHSMLALAELQIEEAEPPLLDEARAWLERAVAAGEPDAMARLGELLADEIEPAEPAAARALFERAAEAGNTAAMCGLASLAGDQEPPDRAGAIAWYRRAAELGDPNGMLNLANQLGVLSDPPDLEQAWRWLRQADVEGMSHFAVAMLAAENPQLVPESEREAWHARVLEAGDADRFFEIGRMCAQSPGEGLASPGHWYEHAATVGHVPAMIALGVALMEESDPPQPDVARSWFTRAAEAGDPVAMYNLGILCQEVLDPPDLDTAAFWYVRAAENDMLDAMVKLMHILPGLDRYDELLPWLERYVEATGDTGTMLAIALILLYSIEPRRVADAVAWLRRAAEAGDVRAMEHLAFALTDIVEPADPEEAQLWLERAAEAAG; via the coding sequence ATGGTTGACGTGCCGTGGGCCGGGGTGCCGGCGGACCGCGTGGTGGCGGTCCTCGCCGAGCTGCGACACGGGCGGGTGCAGTGGGGATCCGGCTTTCTCATCGGACGTCAGCAGGTGCTTACGGCCTGGCACTGCACGATCGACAAGGAGTCCGGCGCCGAACCGCTTGCGGTGTCGGTGATTCGACGGACCGACGGCGCACAGGTCGCCGTCGCCGACGTCGTCAGCTCGCAGCGGCTGGACGTGGCGGTGTTGCGGCTCGCCGAGCCGCCGTGGCCGGATAACTGGGACAGCCCGGGCTTCGGCCGGGTCGACCGTCGCTTCAGCGGCCGGTTGACCGACTGCCAGGCCGTCGGATATCCACTGTTCCAACGGGATCCGGCGGACCGCCAGCGCAATGCGGCGGAATTGCACGGCACGATCCGGCTCACCGAGGACGTGGAGTCCGGTTTCCTGGTGCTGCGGGACGCCGACCTGCGGGACGTACACGTGCCCGAATCGGCGATCGACAAGGCCGGGTCGCCGTGGGGTGGCCTGTCCGGCGCGCTGGTGTTCCACCGTGGACTCGCGCTGGGCGTCGTCGTCGAACACCATCCGCGCCAGGGGTCGTCGGCGATCCGCATCGTGCCGATGGATCGCATCGCCGGCTCGTTGGACGCCGACGGTCGCCGCGTCGCCGACGCCCTGTCCCTACCGGCCGACCTGCGCATCGCGACGGATGATCAGGTGCCGCCGCTGGCCGGGCTGGTCGACCGGCTCGACGACGGCGACCTGCCGCTGGTGGCCGACCTGAATCCGTACCAACTCGGGGCGTCGGTCACCGTGTTCGGCGACCGCGACAGCTACGGCGAGCACGATCCCTACGTGCCGCGCACCCGGCACGACGTCGACACGCGGCTCCGCACCGCCCTGACACGCGGGCAGATGGCGCTGGTGGTCGGCCCGTCGAAGGCCGGTAAGACGCGGACGGCGTTCGAGGCAGTCCGCGACTGTTGGCCCGACGCACGCCTGGTCGCACCGGAGCCGTCCTTGCTGCACCGCCTGGTCGCGCATCCCCGGATCGCGTCGTCCGCGGACCGCCTCGTCATCTGGCTGGACGACCTCCAGCGGTTTCTCACCCCGACCAACCCGGTGACACCGGCGTTGCTGAGCCAGCTGATCGCACGCCCAGGGCCGACGATCGTCCTCGCCACCCTCCGACAGGAGGAACGAGCGCGGTTGCTCCGAGAGGGCGCGCTCACGCGAAACGCCCGTCAGATCCTCGAGGACGTCCTACGCACAACGATCGACCTCGCGTCCACTATGGACGATCCTGATGAGCAGGCCGCCGCCGCGGCCGCCTATCCGAGCCAGGACCTGTCCACCGCCGGCCTCGCGGAACGGCTCGCCGGCGCCCCCACGTTGCTCCAGCAGTACCGCGACGCCCGCGCCGCCGACCCGATGCTGCATGCCGTGCTGCAGACCGCCATCGACTGGGCCCGGGTCGGCATGGTGCGTCCCATCGGCTCCACCGAGCTGACCCGACTTGCCGTCGACCTGCTGGCCGTCGAACGACCCGAGCTCGACCCCGCGGACGCCGAGCTCGACGCCGCCATCCGGACCGCCCGCACGCCGCCAGAGGGAGCCGGCCGGGTCGCCGCCCTCCGCACCTTCCCACTGCCTCAGCGCATGCGCGGCTATCGGCCCTTCGACTACCTGATCGCCGCCGACGACGGCCAGGTCGGCGACGAGCGGCCCGTTCCCGACGACTTCTGGGACCAGGTCCTCGCGCTGGCCACCACCGAGGAAGCGCTGCACATCACCCAGGCCGCCGAAGAGCGTGAGCTGATCACGGTCGCGCTCAAGGCCTGTCTGCCCGGCGCCGAGGCCGGTGACGTCCACTCCATGCTCGCGTTGGCCGAGTTGCAGATCGAAGAGGCGGAGCCACCGCTTCTGGACGAGGCCAGGGCGTGGCTGGAGCGTGCCGTGGCGGCCGGCGAACCCGACGCCATGGCCCGGCTCGGGGAGTTGTTGGCGGACGAGATCGAGCCGGCCGAGCCGGCGGCCGCGCGCGCCTTGTTCGAACGCGCGGCCGAAGCGGGCAACACGGCGGCCATGTGCGGACTTGCCTCGCTCGCCGGCGACCAGGAGCCGCCAGATCGGGCCGGCGCGATCGCGTGGTACCGGCGAGCCGCGGAACTGGGCGACCCCAACGGCATGCTGAACCTCGCCAACCAGCTCGGTGTCCTGAGCGATCCACCCGATCTCGAGCAGGCGTGGCGCTGGCTGCGGCAGGCCGACGTGGAAGGCATGTCGCACTTCGCCGTCGCCATGTTGGCCGCCGAGAATCCCCAACTGGTCCCCGAGAGCGAACGGGAGGCCTGGCACGCACGCGTCCTGGAGGCCGGCGACGCCGACCGCTTTTTCGAAATAGGCCGAATGTGTGCCCAGTCGCCGGGTGAGGGCCTGGCCAGTCCAGGTCATTGGTACGAACACGCGGCCACGGTCGGACACGTCCCGGCGATGATCGCGCTCGGCGTCGCGCTGATGGAGGAGTCGGACCCGCCACAACCCGACGTGGCCCGATCGTGGTTCACCCGGGCGGCCGAGGCGGGCGACCCTGTCGCCATGTACAACCTCGGCATCCTGTGTCAGGAGGTGCTCGACCCGCCCGATCTCGACACGGCGGCGTTCTGGTACGTGCGGGCCGCCGAGAACGACATGCTCGATGCCATGGTCAAGCTGATGCACATCCTGCCCGGCCTTGACCGGTACGACGAGCTGCTGCCGTGGCTGGAGCGCTATGTCGAGGCGACCGGCGACACCGGCACGATGCTCGCGATCGCGTTGATCCTGCTGTACAGCATCGAGCCTCGCCGGGTGGCCGACGCCGTTGCCTGGCTGCGACGGGCCGCCGAAGCCGGCGATGTCCGGGCCATGGAGCACCTGGCTTTCGCGCTCACCGACATCGTGGAGCCGGCCGACCCCGAAGAGGCGCAGCTGTGGCTGGAGCGGGCCGCCGAGGCAGCGGGCTAG